GCAGCAACCACATGCAGGCGAAGGTCAGCAGCAGCGGCACCAGGCCCGGCATCAACTGATCAAGGATCGTCTGCACTGTCGTGACTTTCACCGCGCCGTTCTGGTCGGTAACACGCGATACGACGAGCGGAATGTTTACGTGCGTCCATTTGTTAACCAGCGCCCCCATCACAAACAGGCCGAGAATGGACGCCCCCTCGGTCAGTTTTTGCAGGAAGCCGCCGCCCATATCTTTCACGATATCGACGCCTTTGCGGTAGCCATACGCCACGCCGTAGTAACGTGTGGCAAGACGCACCAGGTTAAACAGCACAAAGAACAGCAGCGGGCCGAGCAGGCTGCCGCTCATGGCGATGCCCGCGCCAAGTGCTGCGAATACCGGTCGCACGGTGCCCCAGAAAATCGGGTCGCCGACGCCCGCGAGCGGACCCATCAGGCCCACTTTGATACCGTTAATCGCGCCGTCGTCGACCTCCGCGCCGTTCGCGCGTTGCTCTTCCATCGCCAGCGTCACGCCAAGCACTGGCGCTGCCACATAGGGATGCGTGTTAAAAAACTCCAGATGGCGTTTAATCGCCTGGCGACGCGCTTCGTTATTCTCCGGATAAAGGCGACGGATCGCCGGCACCATTGAGAAGCAGAAGCCAAGCGCCTGCATACGTTCAAAGTTCCACGATCCCTGGAAGAGGTTAGAGCGGATAAACACGCCGCGAACATCGCCCGGGGTCAGTTTTTTCTCACCAGTTGTTTTCGTCATATCAACCATGTCGCTCACCTGTTAATCCAGTTCGTTATCAAGATCGTTCGCGCCAGCAGTTTGCGCGGGTGCCGCTGCGGAGCGGTTATATTTCGGGCTCAGCTGGATATAGAGCACCGCCATAACAGCCCCGATAACGCCCAGCGCCACGAGGTTGAAGTTGGTGAACGCGGCGGTAACGAAACCGAGGTAGAAGAACGGCATCAGGTAGCCCGCGCGCATCATGTTGATGACCATCGCGTAACCGACCACCACAATCATGCCGCCCGCGATGTTAAGGCCGCCGGTCACGACTTCCGGGATAGCGCTAAGCATACTCTGCACTTCGCTGGTG
This sequence is a window from Cronobacter sakazakii. Protein-coding genes within it:
- a CDS encoding PTS mannose transporter subunit IID, coding for MVDMTKTTGEKKLTPGDVRGVFIRSNLFQGSWNFERMQALGFCFSMVPAIRRLYPENNEARRQAIKRHLEFFNTHPYVAAPVLGVTLAMEEQRANGAEVDDGAINGIKVGLMGPLAGVGDPIFWGTVRPVFAALGAGIAMSGSLLGPLLFFVLFNLVRLATRYYGVAYGYRKGVDIVKDMGGGFLQKLTEGASILGLFVMGALVNKWTHVNIPLVVSRVTDQNGAVKVTTVQTILDQLMPGLVPLLLTFACMWLLRKKVNPLWIIVGFFVIGIAGYAVGLLGQ